The Glycine soja cultivar W05 chromosome 8, ASM419377v2, whole genome shotgun sequence genome has a window encoding:
- the LOC114423474 gene encoding protein trichome birefringence-like 2 yields the protein MHVLFSAKRVAFSESFLPHRRRIFTWFSLSTLVSLVLLSLFLLSNSLRVPKVLVFVPKFGAVGANSSVGPCPLFPFNTSHSFSNENDTFDTSKSNGSESSVKRIEEGSVVENLHVVNNVSDENIKSVTEGRGLVNSSFSSILLSESNHGKQSKHEGGFVGEKSLKNVTVTHNEKMHVGLYDEKCDIFDGKWVRDGSKPYYPLGSCRLIDRDFNCHRNGRPDAEYVKWRWQPNGCIIPSLNATDFLERLRGQRLVFVGDSLNRNMWESLVCILRQSINKKKRVFEISGRREFKKKGVYAFRFEDYNCSVDFVVSPFIVQESTFKGKNGSFETLRLDLMDRTTARYWDANIIVFNTGHWWTHDKTSKGEDYYQEGNHVYQRLEVLDAYTRALTTWAKWVDQKINANQTQVFFRGFSLTHFWGGQWNSGGQCHKETEPIFNEAYLQRYPSKMLALEHVIQQMKTPVVYMNISRLTDYRKDGHPSVYRTGYKASMKQNTAALFEDCSHWCLPGVPDTWNELLYVSLLKYGKGTWKKTN from the exons ATGCATGTTCTTTTTTCTGCGAAGAGAGTAGCGTTCTCTGAGTCCTTTCTGCCACACAGAAGAAGGATTTTCACTTGGTTCAGTTTAAGTACTTTAGTTTCTCTTGTTCTGTTGTCCCTCTTCCTTCTCAGTAACTCCCTCAGGGTTCCTAAAGTTTTAGTCTTTGTTCCAAAATTTGGCGCTGTTGGTGCAAACTCTTCTGTTGGTCCTTGTCCCTTGTTTCCTTTCAACACCAGCCACTCTTTTTCCAATGAGAATGACACTTTTGACACTTCAAAGTCAAATGGGTCAGAGAGTTCTGTGAAGAGAATTGAAGAGGGAAGTGTTGTTGAAAATCTTCATGTAGTGAATAATGTGTCAGATGAAAACATTAAGAGTGTTACAGAAGGGAGGGGTTTGGTgaattctagtttttcttctattttgttgtcAGAGAGTAACCATGGGAAGCAATCAAAGCATGAGGGGGGTTTTGTTGGGGAAAAGAGTTTAAAGAATGTAACTGTTACTCATAATGAGAAAATGCATGTTGGTTTATATGACGAGAAATGTGACATTTTTGATGGAAAGTGGGTAAGAGATGGTTCAAAGCCATATTATCCTTTAGGATCTTGTCGCCTAATTGATAGAGATTTTAATTGTCACCGTAATGGAAGGCCTGATGCTGAATATGTTAAATGGAGGTGGCAGCCAAATGGGTGCATAATTCCAAG TTTGAATGCAACTGATTTTCTGGAGAGGTTGCGTGGGCAGAGGCTAGTTTTTGTTGGGGATTCACTGAACAGGAACATGTGGGAGTCACTTGTATGCATTCTCCGTCAAAGCATCAATAAAAAGAAACGGGTTTTTGAAATTTCTGGAAGAAGGGAATTTAAGAAGAAAGGTGTCTATGCTTTTAGATTTGAG GACTATAATTGTTCGGTGGATTTTGTTGTTTCACCATTCATTGTTCAAGAGTCAACTTTCAAGGGCAAAAATGGTTCGTTTGAGACATTAAGATTGGATTTGATGGACCGTACTACGGCCAGGTATTGGGATGCTAATATCATAGTCTTCAACACAGGACATTGGTGGACCCATGATAAAACATCAAAAGG AGAAGATTATTATCAAGAAGGAAATCATGTATACCAAAGACTAGAGGTTCTAGATGCATATACGAGAGCCTTGACCACTTGGGCTAAATGGGTTGATCAAAAAATTAATGCCAATCAAACTCAGGTTTTCTTCAGAGGATTCTCACTTACCCATTTCTG GGGTGGGCAATGGAACTCAGGAGGACAGTGCCACAAAGAAACTGAGCCAATATTCAATGAAGCTTACTTACAAAGATATCCTTCAAAAATGTTGGCTCTAGAACATGTCATCCAACAAATGAAAACCCCAGTAGTATATATGAACATAAGTAGGCTTACAGATTACAGAAAAGATGGACATCCTTCGGTATACAGAACGGGGTATAAGGCGTCGATGAAGCAGAACACTGCTGCACTATTCGAAGATTGCAGCCATTGGTGCTTGCCTGGGGTACCAGATACTTGGAATGAATTGCTATATGTTTCTCTCTTAAAATATGGAAAAGGTACTtggaaaaaaactaattaa